The genomic stretch TGGGAGATATCCGGGACAGGGAAAAGCTCACCGCAGCACTGCAGGATTTCAAGCCCGATTATGTCTTTCACCTGGCTGCACAGCCGCTGGTGCGTTATTCCTATGCAGAACCCGCCCAGACCTTTGAAGTGAATGTGGCCGGTACAGCCAACCTGCTGGAAGCCGTACACCGGATGGACCATCCCTGCGCTACCGTGGTGATCACTACCGATAAAGTATACGAGAATAAAGAACAGGATATCCTGTACCGGGAGAATGATGTGCTGGGTGGCTATGATCCTTATAGCGCCAGCAAGGCGTGTACGGAGCTGGTGGTAAGCTCCTTCCGCAATTCCTTTTTTCCCGCTGCCCGTTTTGATCAGCATGGACATGCGCTGGCCAGCGCCCGCGCCGGTAATGTGATTGGCGGGGGCGACTGGAGCACGGACCGCATTCTCCCCGATATTGTGCGCGCCCTGCAGGCCGGCAAAGCTATTCCGGTACGCAACCCTTCGGCCGTAAGGCCCTGGCAGCATGTGCTGGAACCCCTGCATGGGTACCTGCTGCTGGGCGGACTCCTGTACCAGGACCCCGCCCGCTATGGCTCGGCCTACAACCTGGGACCCTTACCCGAAGATCACCTCACGGTGCAGCAGCTGGTGGAAACAGCCATTGGCAGCTGGGACAGCGGCGCCTGGGAAAACCTGCAGCAGCCCGGACAACCACATGAAGCGGGGCTGCTCAAGCTGGATATCTCCAAAGCCATCAGCGAGCTGGGCTGGAAACCCGGCCTCAATGCGGAAGAGGCTATCCGCTGGACCATCGACTGGTACCGGCAGCCGGTCAGCCAGCAGGCAGATTACTGCATTCAACAAATCAACCAATACCAGGCATTATGATCTTTACGCCCACGCCCCTGGAAGGCAGCTACCTGGTAGGGCTGCAACCTTTCAGCGATGACCGCGGCTGGTTTGCCCGCTTTTACTGCAAGGAAGCGTTCAGCAGTATCGGGCATACACAGGAATGGGTGCAGATGAACCATTCCTTCACCCGGCAGGCGGGCACTATCCGGGGCATGCATTACCAGCTGCCACCCTTCCGGGAGATCAAGCTGGTGCGCTGCATTGCCGGCGCCGTGCTGGACGTGATAGTGGATTGCCGCCAGGGATCGCCTACTTTCCTGCAGTGGTTCAGCGCCGAATTGTCAGCCGCCAACCAGCAGATGATGTATATCCCCCAGGGCTTTGCCCATGGCTTCCAGGCACTGACCGCAGATTGCGAGCTGATCTACCTGCACAGTGAGCTGTACAAGCCGGGTGCCGAGGGCGGGCTGCGGTACAACGATCCGGCTCTCCATATCCAATGGCCATTGGCCGCTGTAAACCTGTCCGGCAGGGACGGGCAACACCCGCTGCTGGATCAAAATTTTAAAGGAATATAATTATGCAATGCAGATTTTGTAAAACGGAATTAGCGCATGTTTTTATTGACCTCGTCAATTCTCCCGCTTCCAATTCCTTCCTGACGGAAGCACAGCTGAATGAGCCGGAAGTATTTTACCCGCTGAAGACCTATACCTGCCCTTCCTGTTTCCTGGTGCAGGTGGACGAATACAAAAAGTCGGAAGCTATTTTCAATAGCGACTACGTTTATTTCTCTTCCTATTCCACCAGCTGGCTGGAACATGCCCGCCGGTATACAGAGCGCATGATTGACCGCTTTGGTTATCATGAAGGCTCAAAAGTAGTAGAGCTGGCCTCCAATGATGGCTACCTGCTGCAGTATTTCCTGGAAAAGAAAGTTCCCGTGCTGGGCATTGAGCCTACTGCCAATACGGCTGCAGTAGCCATTGGCAAAGGCATTGAGACCGTGGTCGATTTCTTTGGCGTCAGGCTGGCGACTGAGCTGAGCGCAAAAGGCGTCAGGGCCAACCTGCTGTTGGGCAATAATGTGCTGGCGCATGTACCCGATATTGTGGATTTTGTGGGCGGCATGAAGCTGCTGCTGGCGCCCGACGGGGTGATCACCATGGAGTTCCCGCATCTGATGCAGCTGGTGGACAATAACCAGTTTGACACTATCTACCATGAGCATTTCTCTTATCTTTCTTTCCATACCGTAGCAAAGATCTTTGCCGCGCAGGGACTGGACATGTTTGATGTGGAAGAGATCCCTACCCATGGCGGCTCGCTGCGGATCTACGCACACCACCGGGAGGACATTACCAGGACAGCCGGCCCGGCCGTTGCCGCCCTCCTGCAGAAGGAAGAGGCAAAAGGGATGTGCTCGCTGGCCTATTATGATCATTTCCAGGAAAAGGCGCTGGGCGTAAAGCTGGGCCTGCTGGAATTCCTGTCGGAACAGAAAAGGGCCGGCAAAAAGCTGGCGGCCTATGGCGCTGCCGCCAAAGGCAATACCCTCCTGAATT from Candidatus Pseudobacter hemicellulosilyticus encodes the following:
- the rfbG gene encoding CDP-glucose 4,6-dehydratase, giving the protein MENLVNTQQLRSWYQGKKVFLTGHTGFKGAWLLSWLRLLGATVKGYALPPAYDQGLFSLLEPLREGQSVLGDIRDREKLTAALQDFKPDYVFHLAAQPLVRYSYAEPAQTFEVNVAGTANLLEAVHRMDHPCATVVITTDKVYENKEQDILYRENDVLGGYDPYSASKACTELVVSSFRNSFFPAARFDQHGHALASARAGNVIGGGDWSTDRILPDIVRALQAGKAIPVRNPSAVRPWQHVLEPLHGYLLLGGLLYQDPARYGSAYNLGPLPEDHLTVQQLVETAIGSWDSGAWENLQQPGQPHEAGLLKLDISKAISELGWKPGLNAEEAIRWTIDWYRQPVSQQADYCIQQINQYQAL
- a CDS encoding class I SAM-dependent methyltransferase, producing MQCRFCKTELAHVFIDLVNSPASNSFLTEAQLNEPEVFYPLKTYTCPSCFLVQVDEYKKSEAIFNSDYVYFSSYSTSWLEHARRYTERMIDRFGYHEGSKVVELASNDGYLLQYFLEKKVPVLGIEPTANTAAVAIGKGIETVVDFFGVRLATELSAKGVRANLLLGNNVLAHVPDIVDFVGGMKLLLAPDGVITMEFPHLMQLVDNNQFDTIYHEHFSYLSFHTVAKIFAAQGLDMFDVEEIPTHGGSLRIYAHHREDITRTAGPAVAALLQKEEAKGMCSLAYYDHFQEKALGVKLGLLEFLSEQKRAGKKLAAYGAAAKGNTLLNYCGVKNDLIEYVADANPHKQGKYLPASHIPVTNLEHLRQHQPDFVLILPWNIREEVMTQLAFIREWGGQFVVPIPSLQVV
- the rfbC gene encoding dTDP-4-dehydrorhamnose 3,5-epimerase yields the protein MIFTPTPLEGSYLVGLQPFSDDRGWFARFYCKEAFSSIGHTQEWVQMNHSFTRQAGTIRGMHYQLPPFREIKLVRCIAGAVLDVIVDCRQGSPTFLQWFSAELSAANQQMMYIPQGFAHGFQALTADCELIYLHSELYKPGAEGGLRYNDPALHIQWPLAAVNLSGRDGQHPLLDQNFKGI